Genomic DNA from Candidatus Kapaibacterium sp.:
GTTGAGCCGACGGCGGTGGAACGAGTAGATGGCCTGTCCTGGCTTGCCGTAGGGTTGGAATCGCTGCTGGCCATCGAGGTCATGGATCATCCGCCCCTCCATTGGAAGCGCGAAGGGTCGGACTCGCTCTTCTAAGCCCGCCAACCGTAATCCACGCCATCCTCGCTCGGAGACGGCCAGGTTGATGGAACGCCCACCGGAGATATTCGTCCGCCGCATGTCCGGACGGCGCTCCACAAGCGTCACGCGGTGCCCACGCTGCGCCAAGAGGCGAGCCCACAATGACCCAACCAACCCAGCTCCAACAACGATCACCGAACGCCGCTGTGCCATTCCTCCTTTACGCCGAGCAAAGGAATGACTTCCTGCAGAGCAAGTCCATGCAGCCAGACCGTAGAACCAGGCAACGGCTCTATGAGAACCCATTCCGTCAGTGCCCCTTCGACCGGAATCCATCGCTGGGGCAGGCACTCGAAGCGTATCCAGTAGCCACGCTCTAACTGCACGAGCTCCCACCGATGCCTACCAGCGGGTAACTCCAGCGTGTCCCAAACCGTCGGCGTTCGAAGGGTACAGGTTCCCATCGAATCTACCGTTAGCACTACGGGAGCGGTACGTCCCCGCTTCTGCTCTGTCGGCGTACTCCGTAGGAGGAGACGGTAGCCGCGGGTAGAAGAGACGTGTAGTGTTGCTCGGAACATTGTTAGCCCAGGCACACGTACCCCAATTCCACCACCTGGAGCAACTTGCAGCCCACCATCCTCCGCATACCACCACCTCGGCTCAGTTCCCCATACGGCGACATCCACAGGCAGTAGGACTCCCTGCTGTTCTGCACGGAACCCCTCAGGAGTCGGCAGGTTGTCAAGCAAGAGCGAGACGGCTAGCCCGCAGCCTCCGAGACTTGCAGCAAGGATGAGAGCAGCCACCGCCTTCATATGCCGACTGCCTGCTGTTCTAGCACCGGCAACAGCCCTGCTTGGCGCAGGACTTCTACTGCGACGTCGTACCGCCGAAATGGGGGCATGAGGTAGACCCCGTCAACCGTATGCCGCACTGCCCGGAGGAATTCCACTGCCAAGGCTATGCCCTCGCGCATGGCTGCCTCCGGGGTCGTAGCCCGTGCCATCCGCTGCCGGACCCACTGCGGAATGCTGATTCCAGGCACTTCGTAGTGCAGGAACTCAGCATGGCGCAAGCTCCGCAGCGGCAGCACGCCTACAAGGACCCGCACCGGCAAATGCGCAATACGGCTCCGGAAGAGCTCCCAGAGCTCCACGTCAAACACTGGCTGTGTGAAGACCACTTGGGCCCCCTGGGCAACTTTGCGCTCCAGCCGCTCTATCTCCTCCTCCCACTGCTCGGCCACCGGATTACAGGCACAGGCGATGCAGAAATTTGCCGCCTGGCCTAGCGGGTTTCCCATGGCATCCACCCCCTCGTTGAGCGCTGCGAGGATGCGGATGAGCCCGATGGAGTCAACGTCGAACACTGCTGTCGCGTTTGGGTAATCGCCAATGTGCGGCGGATCGCCGGTTACAGCAAGGATATTGCGCACGCCCAACGCGTGGGCTCCAAGAAGCTCCGCTTGGAGCGCTACGATGTTGCGATCACGGCAAGCGATGTGCGTGATACACTCTATTCCTGCCTGGGTCTGCACCAAGTAGGCCAAAGCAATCGGGCTCATCCGGAGCCGTGCCCGAGCTCCGTCGGAGATGTTGACGGCATCAATGCCGTGTCGGCGCAGAAAGCGAGCACCCTCGACCACCGATGCCATTTCCAGCCCGCGGGGGATATCAAGCTCCACGGTGACAACGAACCGCTTCCCTAGTGCCTGCTGGAAGCGCGTTGGCAGAGGCTTCTCCTGGCTCACAGGGGAAGGCATCTCCTGCGGAGCCTCAGCAATCTCCGGCACCGTTGATGGCGGAGCCTGTGCGGCTGCGCGTGCTACTGCCCGAACACACTCCACTGTTGCACCTCCATCGACTCCCACGATGCGCACCCCAAGCGCGATGAGTTCCTGCACCTTACGGGCGATGTAGTCGGGATCGGGATCGTAGAACCGCCGCTCGCCGACAATCCGAGGTACGCTCACATCGGGCAGCGCCGCAACTGGTAGACTCGCCCCGCTGATGAGAGAGCGGGCGATTCCAACCATCCGCTGGGGACCTACTGTCCCCGCAGCACCGATCGCCGCAACAGGCTGCTGGCTAAGCTCGACGGCAACCTTCCTGGGAAAAGAACCCATCAGCACGGCGCCATCCTCCGGGAAGGCCTTCAGTGCTACGATCGGCAAGTGAGGACTAACCAACCGCGCTGCCTCGATGGCCAGCAGTAGCTCCCGCAGCTCGATGAATCCCTTGAGCAATAGCAGCTCTGCACCTCCATCCACCAACGCGACGATCTGTTCCACGAACACCTGCCGCGCCTCTTCGGGCGATAAATTCCCTAGCGGAGCCAAAAACCTCCCTGTCGGTCCAACAACGCCAGCAGTGTACGCACGGTTGAGTGCAGCACATCGGGCTAACCATATGCCCGTTCGGTTGAGCTCGTAGACCTTCTCTGCGAGTCCATACCGTTCCAGAGCAAGCCGATTGGCCCGCAGTGTGTTTGTCTGCACTAGCTCTGCTCCAGCTTCCACGAAGGCCCGGTGGATCTCCTCCACAATGACTGGCTGTCGCAGCACGTAAAGCTCTGGCGGGAACTCCGTCAACCCCCGCCGCCATAGCTCTGCTTCCAAAGAGCCGTCGCAGACGAGAACACCCTGCCGTAGCCGCTCTGAGAAGGGCAGCTTCATAGCGACCGCCGCAAGTACCGCTCTATGCTCCACCGACGCGGCGTCCAGACGATCAGCCACAGTGATGCAGCCAACAACGCGATATCTTCCACCACCCGCCCCCACCCGATCCGCTCCGCTGCAGTCTGAGAGAAGCAGCCGCAATGGATGTCCAGACCTCGCACCAAAGCCGAGACCAAAGCCACCGTGAAGATTCCCAATAGAACGGCACTGACAAGCGCCGCCGCCCGAACCCGTATCCCTGCCACAAGCATTAGCCCCACAAATAGCTCCAACCACGGCAGTACGATCGCCGGTAGATTGACCAGCTCGATTGGCAGCAACCGGTAGTTAGCAATCGTGCGTGCAAAGAGTTCGGGGTTTGCGAGCTTATCCGAGGCGGCAACCAGGAAGACCATTCCCACCACGACCCTCAAGGCAAACCCCACAAGCTCTCGCAGCCGTATCAACCCAGGAAGCAGACGCGTCACCATGGGAATCCGAGCTCGCTGTAGCATTGCAGCACCGAAATTACAGCAAACCCCTAAACCCACCGACTCCGCCACCGCCACCAACCGGCTAAGAGCAGTCCGCCGAGGAAGGTCCCCAACCCCCGAGCGGCCAGATCGCCACTCCCCACAGCCACGGCTGCAAGGACTATAGCCCACGCCACCCCTACCGAACCCCACGGATACGGAACCGGACGCAAGCGCTGCCCGACGGCGAGCATAACACCTGCCGCCAACGCAAAGGCCGCCGCCGTCGCCCACGCTGCCCCAACGTAGCCCAAACGAGGCACCAGGAGCCAGATGAGTCCAACATTCGTCAGCACCGCTAACCCCATCGCCAGCGAGAGATGCTCCGTCTGCTTCTGAATGTGGATCGCCGATGCCGCGATAGTGTAAATGCCCAACGCAACGTAGCCAGCTGCCACAATCGGCACAACGCCCAACCCCTCCCAGTACGTCGGATGGATCAACGGGCTCCCCCAGAGCGGTATCCGCACCATGACAGGCATCCACAGGACCAACACCATGTACACGAACGCAGCCGCTACATTCCAGTGCCAAAAGACCCGAGCAAAGAGTCTCGGCGCATCCGCTGCCTCGGCTTGCTCCAGGAAGAACGGTCGCCAAGCGTACTCAAACACCGAGACCATCAGCAGCATCGGTAGTGCCAACCGGTAGTTCGCCTGGTACAGCCCAACAGCAGCAGCATCCATCAGCACCATCAGCAACGGACGATCTAGCACATGGAGGGCAATTCCAGCTAGAGCCGCCGGAACCGTCGGCAACCCATACCGAAGCATCTGCCGCACAAGCTCCCCACACCATTCCCACTGGAACTGGCGCACGACCAACGGGCTCATCGCTACCGCTGTCGCCGCAGAGGCAAGCGCCCCCGCACCTAAGACACCAAGCGCACCCCAGTGCAGGACGAAGAGGAAGTAGACCGTCGCTGCCACCATCAGGACAATATTCCCGAGCCGGAGTGCAGCAAAGAGGCCTAACTGCCGCCGTAGACGCAGCTCTGCAAAAGGCACGGCAGCCACCGCATCGCAGACGGCAATCAACGCTGCTAACCGAATCCCATCCGCCCCAAGGTAGCGCAATTCTAGCCACTCGGCAACATTTGGAGCTCCCCACCAGAGCAGGGTCCCAGCAAGTAGGCTATTGAAGGCCACCATTGACCAGGCGAGCGTGAAGATGCGGCAGCGTTCCCAGTCCGCTGCCTCAACAGCAAAGCGCATGTACGCCGACTCCCATCCCAAGGTCAGAAACACCATCGTGAATGCAAGCCCAGCGTAGACGTAGCTGACCTCCCCCAGTTCCGCCGGCTGGAGTGCGTGGGTGTAGACCGGGGTCAACAAGAAGGTGAGGAGCCGGACCAGAACCGTCGTGATACCATACGCGACAACGTCCCAGGCTAGTCGCCGTAGGACGTCTCTACCTGAACGCAGTCCCGCTGCTTCCCAAATGGCCTCAGAAAGTCCTATTTTTGCGCGACTCTGCGAGCCTACGGACCTAGATGCAAAGCTACCGATTTTCAGCGCTGCTGTTGTTGCTGTACTTTTCGACGTGGGGCC
This window encodes:
- a CDS encoding DoxX family membrane protein; translation: MLQRARIPMVTRLLPGLIRLRELVGFALRVVVGMVFLVAASDKLANPELFARTIANYRLLPIELVNLPAIVLPWLELFVGLMLVAGIRVRAAALVSAVLLGIFTVALVSALVRGLDIHCGCFSQTAAERIGWGRVVEDIALLAASLWLIVWTPRRWSIERYLRRSL
- a CDS encoding bifunctional homocysteine S-methyltransferase/methylenetetrahydrofolate reductase, yielding MKLPFSERLRQGVLVCDGSLEAELWRRGLTEFPPELYVLRQPVIVEEIHRAFVEAGAELVQTNTLRANRLALERYGLAEKVYELNRTGIWLARCAALNRAYTAGVVGPTGRFLAPLGNLSPEEARQVFVEQIVALVDGGAELLLLKGFIELRELLLAIEAARLVSPHLPIVALKAFPEDGAVLMGSFPRKVAVELSQQPVAAIGAAGTVGPQRMVGIARSLISGASLPVAALPDVSVPRIVGERRFYDPDPDYIARKVQELIALGVRIVGVDGGATVECVRAVARAAAQAPPSTVPEIAEAPQEMPSPVSQEKPLPTRFQQALGKRFVVTVELDIPRGLEMASVVEGARFLRRHGIDAVNISDGARARLRMSPIALAYLVQTQAGIECITHIACRDRNIVALQAELLGAHALGVRNILAVTGDPPHIGDYPNATAVFDVDSIGLIRILAALNEGVDAMGNPLGQAANFCIACACNPVAEQWEEEIERLERKVAQGAQVVFTQPVFDVELWELFRSRIAHLPVRVLVGVLPLRSLRHAEFLHYEVPGISIPQWVRQRMARATTPEAAMREGIALAVEFLRAVRHTVDGVYLMPPFRRYDVAVEVLRQAGLLPVLEQQAVGI
- a CDS encoding polysaccharide biosynthesis C-terminal domain-containing protein, translated to MLSAKGSQWLGTGPTSKSTATTAALKIGSFASRSVGSQSRAKIGLSEAIWEAAGLRSGRDVLRRLAWDVVAYGITTVLVRLLTFLLTPVYTHALQPAELGEVSYVYAGLAFTMVFLTLGWESAYMRFAVEAADWERCRIFTLAWSMVAFNSLLAGTLLWWGAPNVAEWLELRYLGADGIRLAALIAVCDAVAAVPFAELRLRRQLGLFAALRLGNIVLMVAATVYFLFVLHWGALGVLGAGALASAATAVAMSPLVVRQFQWEWCGELVRQMLRYGLPTVPAALAGIALHVLDRPLLMVLMDAAAVGLYQANYRLALPMLLMVSVFEYAWRPFFLEQAEAADAPRLFARVFWHWNVAAAFVYMVLVLWMPVMVRIPLWGSPLIHPTYWEGLGVVPIVAAGYVALGIYTIAASAIHIQKQTEHLSLAMGLAVLTNVGLIWLLVPRLGYVGAAWATAAAFALAAGVMLAVGQRLRPVPYPWGSVGVAWAIVLAAVAVGSGDLAARGLGTFLGGLLLAGWWRWRSRWV